In Macaca mulatta isolate MMU2019108-1 chromosome 16, T2T-MMU8v2.0, whole genome shotgun sequence, the sequence agcctgggcgacacagcgagactccgtctcaaaaaaaaaaaaaagagaacatccAGGCCCCGGCTGCCTGGCCTCGCCCCACTTGAGTCTGGCCTGGGCTGGATCCCAGCTGttctgggcagggctgggcacagggggGCGCAGGCCCCTGAAGGGCCGAGACCCACTGGCTGTGCTGCCCAGGGCCGAGGGGCCACCTCTTGAGGGTATTCACCTCTGGTCACATGGCCATGGAGCCCTGGGGTGCCCCTGGGTCAAGGGAGGACATTTGGCCAGCTGGTGGCTGGGGGGAGCCCGGCTGCCCTGCTGCTTCTCCTGCCTAATAAACAGGCTCCTTCTGCACCAGGTGTGATCTGTCCACCCAAGGGCCAGAAGGCCGGGAGCATGGGGATGGGAGCGCCCACATCCTGGCTGGAAGATGAACTTCCCATAAGCACGTCATTCCCTGCAGGCCCGGCAGGTGCGCCTGGAGTGTGGGGCCTGGTCCCTCTCCATGCCCCTCAGTGGGGCTCTCCTGGACCCCTCACTCCCACTGGCAGTGTCGCGAgggcctccccagcctccccccTACCCAGCCTCCCATCCAGAACCTTGCTGCTAGGGCCGCCCAGCTCTCTCCTGTGGCCAAAGGCCAGCTGTCAGGTGCTGTGCGGGGTCACCAGGGTACCTGCTGGCAGGTGGGGGCTTCCCCgctcctgggctctgtcccaggaCTCCTGGGTGGACCTCGCCCACCGCCACTCACTCCTGCAGGCACTGGGGAACTCTGCTGGAGCTGGGGGTTTTAACACTTCATTAGCAGATCTGTGTTCTTCGATACTGTCAGGTGAAATACAATGTGGTGAGAGCTGCATTGGTGACAGCAGCCCTTGCCTGGGGAGGAGTCTCCAGCAGAGCCCACTCCCGCCTGCAGCCACTCACAGCCCGGGGACAGGAAGCTGCAGAGTTGGCAGGTCAGGAGGGCAGTTGAGAGCTGGCCAGCAGAGGGTGCAGGGGAGCCCAGCTGTGCTCAACTCTCCTGACTCCGCCTTCCACCCTGGGCCCGGGGACAGACAGTGCCCTCAGAAGGGCAGGGAGGAGGCTGTCCTGGAGAGGCCTGTAGGTCCACTCTCTTCACCCGTCCCCACCAGGCCAACTCGGCCTGCAGGAAGGGAGACCTGCAGGGATCTGCCCCTGCACCCCCAGACACAGTAGGGCCAGAACACCATCCCCTCCACCAGGGTGTGCCAAGGGCAGTGGGGAAGAGAGGGGCAGCTTCCTCCTGGCCCCAGGAAGGGGTGGCATTGGGTTCCTACCCCAGCCACGGCACAGCCCCTCCTGTCCAGGACTTTATCGGCAGACCTCAGGAGACAACAcacaaaggtttctttttttcttagcttcatttctcttaaaaaacaaGGAACAAGAAAACATTGCACCAGCGTTCTAAGcctcaaacaaaacacaaaacaaatccCTCTGCAAAGCAACAATAAACTTTACATCTCTTTGGCAACAATAACTTAAAGTCACCCCACTTTCATTCGCTCCAACCACAGCAGTTACAAAAATATTCCCTGCGctgccctgcccccagctccacCCCTTCCCCACCATCCCTCTCCCTGTAGGCAGGAGCCCCCCAACACTGACTGCGGGGTATGGCCCCCACTCTCCTTTCGCAGCTGGGGCACAGGACCGGATAGTGCCCTGCAGAGGGGAGCTGCCTGCACGGTCCTGCCAAGGGCACCTCTAGAACGGGGCCCACGGCGGCAGGAGTGcagcctggaagccccctccaCCCCTGATCTTTTTGGCTGCCCACCGTGGCCACAGCAGGACCCAGGTGGGAACAGCCCATTCCCTGTGGGAAGGGTGGGCTTACCGGTCTAGCTGTCAGTGAAGGGGAAACAGCCACAGACTTTGAGATAAGGGCAGAGGAAACAGGACTGACACAGGCGCCCAGGGCTGCTCCTTGCCCTGAGCCACCAGGAGCCAGGCAAGGATGGGGGCacagggggtgggaggaggctcaCAAGCCTGCCAGTGTCTCGGGGCCATGCCTTGTCCTGTGTCAAGTGTCCTGTGAGGACACCGGAGGAGCCACCAGATGGGGCATGTGGGACCTCCGAGGCCAGGCAGCCGGCAGCGGCAGGCAGAGCAGAGGGCAGGGGCCGCCGTACCCAGGGGCACTGGCCCCTCGAGTGTGTGTGTACAGACATCCACTGGAACTCCAGGCGTCCCCAGGGGCTAGCAGCAAACCCAGAAGCCCAAATTCTGCCTCCGGGGCGGAGCATGGCCAATCCACTGTCCAGGGCCTCTCATCCTGCGGGCTTTTCCAGGACACCATGTGGGGCAGAGGCACCCGAATCTGCTGCCAACAGCCACCAGGACACGGTCCCCACCTTCTCGGTCACCATCCTCGCTGCTGCCTGGCAGGGGCTCTGGTGATGCCAGCCTCGAGGAGCAGGAGCTGCCCTGGTTTCAAGCCTCTTTACTCTCACCCCCGGCACCTGCTGCAGGGCCTGGCAAGCAGGACGACAAAGTGAACACAGGGTCCTAAGACACCAGGGCCTGCCTCCCCCCCACAACTCCCACCTGGCCTCCATCCCTGGCCCACATACAGGCCGGGCCAGTAGGGGCTATGGGGCCAGCCCGGGCCCCTTCCCTGCAGCAGATCTGGCTGTGTGTAGGTAGGAGATGGACCCATTTCTCCCACTCTCCTGTATCACTAGACCCAGGCCAACAAGGCTCGGCAAATGCCTCCAAGTCCTCTTTTAcacacagggaaactgaggcctgaacAGGAAGATGGCGGCCAGGGTCATGTAGTGGCCTCCTAGTGACCTGCGTGCTTGTTCTGCCACGCAGGGGGCACCCTGCGCCAGGCAGGGGTGAGGCTGACGGCCCTTCCCCCAAGGCTGCAGCCACAGGCCAGGACAGCTAGGAAATAATGGGTCTAccgaggggaggggagagagggcgGGGGGCCTTCGAGGAGGTGGGCACTTGTCAGGCACGTGGGCAGGGGCTGTAGGGGTAGGGACAcctggcagaggctgcaggggtAGGGACACCTGGCTGGCCCGGCAGGGACCTAGACGGAGGGGCCCCACCCTCGGAGCTCCGTCCCTGCCTCGCACGGGCCTCACCTCTCACGGACTCAGCGTCTGAATCAGACACGTGCGTGATGGAGAAGCGGGATGTGGAAGCGGGCGACACCGTGAAGCGCGAGAAGGGAGCAGGCGTGGGCGCAGCTGGGGCGGGTGCGGCCGGGTCCAGGGCCATGGCGAAGGCTGCCTTGGCCTGCATCAGCGGGAAGTCGTCGTCCCACGCAAACCCGCCACCTGCAACCCAGGTGACGATGTCACTCGCACTCACAGCCTGGGACCCCGGGCCGCCCCGCTCCCACAGTCATGGGCCTGGCCCCGCCTCCCATGATGTCACGggcccaggccccacctcccatgCAGCGCGGACCAGGCCCCGCCTCCAATGACGTCACATACCAAAGCGGCCTCTCATGACGTCACGGGCCAAAGCCCGCCTCCCACACATCAAGGGCCAGGTGCTCCTCCCATGATGTCACACATTAGGCCCCGCCTCCCACAAGGCACggaccaggccccacctcccgtGACATCATgggcccggccccgccccggctCACCCTCTTTCGCAGTGGAGCCATCTGGGGAGCCATCAGCCTGCCGCGGCGGGCTGGGGGCGCTGGGAGAGCTGGGGCTCCCCATAAGGAACGTGGGGGGCGACTCCTTAGCACCCGGGAAGGGCTCCCCGAGCTCCCGGGTGGGGCTTTCCTGGAGGGATCAGAGAGCACCAGGTGGCTTGGCCGCCAGGAGTCGCGGCCGCTCCCACCCCTTCCTGCGGGAGCGCGACCCGCAGCCCCGAGCAGACACCGGTCGGCAGTGGCCCACCTGGTCGAAGAGGTAGACGGTGACGTCGTCGAAGAAGGACACGGCCTTCTTCTTGCGTTCCAGGTCCTCGCAGAAGGCCTCGGACAGCAGGCTGGGCATCTTGAGCAGGCTGCGCAGGTTGCGCGCGCTCTGGCTCTCAGCCACCACCACGGGCACCGCCGGCGCCTCCTCCTCGCTGTCCTCGCTAGGCTCCTGGACGCTGTAGCAGCGGAGCTCCTCGTCAGACTCGTCGCTGTCCTcactgtcctcctcctcctcgtccggCCGGCCCTCCAAGGCCGCAGGGAGGCCAGGCAGAGCCAGGCGGAGTGGGGCTCGGGGGGTGCCTGGGCCCGCCATCCGCTTTTGTGGAGTCAGCCCTGACAACAGTCCTGTGGGCCCCTGGAGCTCAGAGCTGTTGCCTTCTGAGCTCAGCGGAACCGGGGTCAGCAGGAAAAACTGCGAGCagctggggctgggcccaggcgGCACCTCGGCTGGGCCTTGGGGCTCTGGAGGCTCTGGGACCAGGCCTGAGGGGCAGGTGCTGGGGTCTGGGGAGGACCCTTCAAGCCGCAGCGGTGGGGGCAGCACCTCCCCGGGGCCAGAGCCTTGTGCCTCCCCAGGAACCCCAGGCCTGAGGGAGGCCTGTGCAGATGGCTGCCCAGTGCTCGGCAGGCCCAGCTCTGGCCCAGGACCTTGGTCCCCGCCACACTTCTCTGGGCCCGAGGTGGGCTCGGCCTCAGTCTCCAGGTCTGAGAAGTACGCAGAGTCTCGGTAGGGGTTCTTCTCGTTGAGGCCACTGAGGGAGGCAGAGAGCCGTATCTCGGGCCCGGGGCCCTCTCCCTCTGAGGTCAGCTCCCCAAAGGCCTGGGGCTCGCACCCTTCCTGTGACTCCTTGAGCACAAACTCGGGGGACTCATAGTTCTCCGTGTCATAGCCACTGTCCAGTGCTCGGGGCTGCCCTCCAGAGGGGCCAGCGGCCGACGGGCTGAAGACCTCATAGCCACCATCACTGGCTGAGGACGGGATGTCCAGGGAGTCCACGGAGTCAGGAGTCCCCACCTGCTTCTGCAGAGAGCGGAAGGCTGGCACCACATCCAGCCTCTCGGCCTGCAGGCCGTCACTGGACGTGTCAGTGAAGATGCCTGAGGTGGCCTCAGCTGTGTCCTCATCCTCACTGCTGGGTGCCTCCACCTCAGGGGAGCTGCCACCACCATTCAGGGTGGAAGCCGGCTTGGTGGCAGACACCTCGCCACCAGCAGCAGGCGTGGGCGAGTCAGGCAGGGCGCCAGGGGCATCGGGGGCACTGGCCTCCTCTGAGGGAAGTGGGGCTCCCtcctgggatggggaggggacAGAAGGAAGGGACAAGCAGGGTCCGGCAGTGCCCTCAGCCTCCGTGGCAAGCTTGGGCTCTGCCTGCAGGTGGTCACCCCCACTACCAGGTGCCTCTGTCCAGGAGGGTGTGACCAGGCAGGGGGcaggtgccaggccctgggcagggCATAGATGGGGGAGGCCGGGACAGCAGCCTGGCTCCTGGGCAGAGGAGGCTGCCTGCAGCCCAAGCAGAGACTCCCCGGGGTATGCCGGCTCAGGGGAGGCCCGCGGGGGCTGCTTCGGACTGCAGCAGCCATCAGCGTGGTAGCCCACAGAGCTGGGGTCCCAGGACTCTGGACAGCGGCTGCCGCTGTTGTTATTGGCAGATACGTTGGAGCGCCAGTGTCCACGCTGGGCGGCCGTCCGCGCTCCcacctcctccagctcctcctcgCCAGTCAGCGGCAGCGGCGGCGCCCCTGAGCTTCCCAAGGGGGATGTGCCCAGTGGGTCCTCAAAGAAGGGCGAACAGAAGGCGGCCACGCCCCAGTCTGCATCCTTGGCTCTGCCCTCCGCCAGCCTCAGGGGCCCCGCAGAGGGCGAGGGCGAGGGCGAGCGTGAGGGGCAGAGCTGGTCCCGCACCAAGCTTCCGCGAGGGTAGAGGTCGCCGCGGCCCCAGGGGACGTCGGCGGGTGGCCCGTGGCCCAGCAGCGGCTCCATGGCCAGCGAGGCAGCGGTGCTGCCGTCAGAGTCCTCGTCCTGGTCTGCGATGGCAGGTGAACTGGGGGCGCAGCCGGCGCAGTCGGGGTCGTGGCCGGCGGCGGGCGTGGCCTCCTCTAGGCGAATGAAATACTCGCTGCCCAGCGAGGGGCTGTGCGCGCTGAGCACCGGAACCACGCCGGGGGGCGCGCCGTCGGGGGCACACAGCTCCTGCAGGCGCGCGGGGCGGTCCGGACTGAGCGTGGCGGGGAAGGCCTCCGCGCCGCGGCCCGCCTCCCACTTGTACTCAAAGTTGAGGCCTCGGCTGGTCTCGGTCACCGTCAGCACGTCGTCGCCATCCGCGTGGAAGCCGTCGCCCGCGAACTGCTCCAGCAGCGGGAAGGACGAGGCGGCGGCGAGCTCCACCACCCCGCCCAGCGTGGGCCCCGCCGCACCCGGCCCAGGACCCACGCCGCCCCCGCCGGGCCGCAGAGAGCGCCAGCGCCGCTCAAACTCCTCCTCTGCTTCGGTGGCGCCCTTGGCACACAGGTAGGACAGCAGCAGGTGCACCTCCTCAGCTGTGGGCCGCTGCTCCGGCTGCAGCCAGCAGAACTGCATCACCTCGTACCTGCGAGGAGGTCCCACGGGGGCCACGTCAGAGGCAACGCTGGCCAGGAACGCGTCCATGGGGCAGGGATGGGCTTCCCCTAACTCCCAGTGTCTTGGGGACGTTAAGGGCATCTCCCACTTGAGTGACGGCCCAAATCTGCCAAGGCAGGCCCAGCAGCGTGGGAACAGGAGGTGGTTGGGCACTCCCCCTAAGCTCCCCCTAAGCCTTCCCTCCCTGCACACAGGGGTGCAGAGGTGGTGGGTAGAGGCCCTATCAGAGGAGAGGGGAGACCAGGGAGGGCTGGAACCCCAGGGGGTCAGGGTGAGCCGCCTCTGCCTGGGGGTCAGGATACCCCATCTCGGCCTGGCTGTCCGGGACAGGGCGGTGGGGCCCTCACCAGCGGTCCGACAGGGTCAGCTGCAGCTGGGGCTTGGGCAGCTTGAGCTGCTGCTCCCGGACCGCGTACGCCAGCACCTGCTGGTCCGAGTGCTGGGGGTAGGGCTGCGTGCCCAGCTCAAAGAGCTCCCAGATGGTCACGCCCAGGGACCTGTGGGGTGACAGCTGTGAGTCAGGGCTGGGCACAGCCTGCCACAGCAAGGGCCGCGCAGGATCCCTGGGGTGCCGAAGGGGCAGCTCCCGCCATCACGCCAGTGCCTCAGGACCAGGGCGTGGTACCACATCAGCCGCCCCTCCCTGAGGACAGCCCTTCATTTCAGCAGACAGAATGTGCACCTGGCCAGGCCCAAGCCCAGCACCTGTGGAGCCTGCACATAAAGGCCAGGCTGGCCAAATCCATCTGCTtgtccactcattcattcattcactgatgcaCTGAAGACCAGACACTGCCCAGTGTGGGAGCTGCCCTGGCGGAGCTGGAGGGCAGGTGTGGAGCCCGAGGCAGGGTAGGGCCAACATCAGAAGGGGACTGAGGGAGCGGGAGAGAGGGGACGCCTCAGGCCAGCATGGGCAGGGCCGGGGAACAGGCAGGGGTGCACAGAGCATGTGGGCGAGTAGGGCAACTGGGGTCTCCTTCCTGTGGGCTGTGGCTTCACCTAGCCACTTTGGTCCCTGGCTGTCCCAAGAGGCTGCAGAGTGAGACAGAGGTGATTTAGCAAGACGTCACCAGACCTTGGCCAGAGCCCTGTGACTGGAGACCCCAGCCAGTGCACGGTGGGGTGGGCAGGCGAGGAAGGGGCCTTGGTGGAGAGGTGAGGAGGGGACAGCGTCCATGATGGGGCACAGTCAAGTGGCTTAGGGGAGACCCCGAAAGCTCAGGGAGGCGGCCTGGCCCATGGGATCTGAGagttccccagaagcagaaggcGGCCAGACCGCAGCCTGGGAGTGGTGGGGGCCGCGGGGGAAGCCGCAGAGGTGAGGGCAGGAAGGGGCGCCCACCCCAGGGCAGACCACTACCCTGGGCAGCTCGGCCCCACCCCTTCAGAGGCTACACCAGGTGGGAATGAACAGTCCGTGCTGGGTGCTCAGGATGGGGGCGGGGCTTCCAGGCTGCTGTTGTGGGAGATCCCAGCACCCCCACCGTCACCTCCTCTACCTGGCACAGCCTGACCTACACTCCCCTGAAGGCAGCCAACACCCTGCCCAGACCCTCTCCCCAGGCACAGGTGCACACCGAGTCTCCCATCCCAGGACAGGCCCCCCAGCATGCTGAGGATGGGCTTTTGGCTTGTGGCCCTGTATGTGTGCTCTGACCCCGCCATGGGGCGTCAGCCCAGGGGTCCCTGGTGCACCTGTCAGGCAGTGTCTCCACCAGTGTGGGGTCGCCACCTAACCAGCCACTTGGGCTGCTGGCGTGCGGCCACTACAGGTGGCTCCAGCAGCCCCCCAACCTCACTACTCGTGGCCATGGTTTGACATGGGTAGGCGGGTGGCACTCGGCCTCAGCCCCTCACGGCGCCACCAGGGCTGCACTCACCACACATTCCCGCTCTTGGTCTGGTCCACAACAAGCAGGTTGCTGTGCACCTCGTCCACCAGCTCCGGTGCGATCCAGCGCAGAGGCACCCACAGCTGGTCGGCGGTCACGAAGTAGTCTTCCTGTTGGCACAGGGACGGGTCACCCCTGCCGGCGCAGGCCCCGCCCCtcatgcccagcccagcccagcccaccccACTCACTCTgtacttgcagtgagccaggccGTAGTCACCGATCTTCACCGTCAGGTCGGCCGTGAGTAGGCAGTTCCGCAGAGCCAGGTCGCTGCAGGCAGGGTCAGAGGCGGGGGCAGGGCAGGGTCAGTGGGGTGTGCCAGGTCGGGGACTCCAGCACAGGGGTCCTTTGCCAACACCTGGATGGCTCACAGTCCAGGCCGGAAGGGGCACTGGAGATGCTGCCACCACCCACCCCTGCCTAGGGCCCTATCCTGTGCCCAGCCCCGAGACCTGGGGAGGGACCGTTTGCGTGGGCCTCCAATGTTACAATGCAGATGAGAATGGGGCCTAGAGAGGGTGAGGACCTGCCACAACCCACCTGGACCCGTCCACGCTTCTCCAGGaccctctcctcccagccctgctACACCATCACCCTCGGCTTCCCAGGAGGTGGGAATTGATGGGGGAACTGAGGCCTGGAGGATCCCAGGGGTCCTGCTAGCTGCCAGAGTCCAGTTTCAGGGCCCAGCCCTGCCATGCCCACTCGGAGCTGGAGCTCTCTCTCACTTGAGCCACCACCGGCCCCAGGGTTGGGTAGGGTCTGCAGAGAACGCCGGTCACCCCTGGCACTACCTCTAACCCAGCCTGCCTCGGCTGCTGGCTTGGACCCCCTGCCTGGCTGGTCACGTGGGTGTGCGGAGGCGTAGGGTACTGGGTAGATATTACCACACCTGCGGTATTACTTCTGTGCTCAGGACtcagggtggggacagagcccaACCCAGGCTGTCCCTCCCCACATAAGCCCGTGTCTGTGTGCTGGGGGTTGCTATAGGCCCACGTGTCCTGGGCCtatggggtgggatggggtggggtggggtggggttgggggcagggcaGCTGGGGCTCGGCAGGCAGGTCGGGAGGCTGGCAGCTACCCTCTTCAACAAAATCACTGATGCTGGAGTCACCTGAGTCATCACTCAGCACCAGGATATTGTTGGAGAGGACGGCCGTGCGGCATCTGGGGCTGGTGGGGCCACATGTCCTTCGCCACTTCTTCCAGCATGTCCCCCCGGGGTCCCCAGGGGCTGGGCATCCTGGCCCGAGCAGGACAGAACCCTCCCTCCAGGGTTCTGCGAAGCAGGGCCTGCTAAGCCCTCCCTTTGGGACTTGAGGGAGACAGAGTGTGGGGTTGGCGTGGGGCTGCAGGGTGGTGGCTGACTGCCTCGGGGACAGAGAACAGGCCAGCTTGATCAACAGTACACATTTCTTCGTCTAAACCTGCAAAGTGGGTGTCAAACCATTGTCTTCCCAATTTTTCAAAAACGTCATAAAATCCCTTTGTATAGCAGTTGTTTGATGCTGCATGAGATGAACCCGGCCGGTCCTCGCGGCAGGACCCGCCCCTACGCCCTTCCTTCAGGGGAGGGgccgaggcccagagagggcccCAGTCCAAGGGTTACAGCAGGGAGGGGCCCTGGCCTAGGGCTTCCTGGCCACTGGCCCGCGCCCGCCCTCACCTGTGCACGTAGTTGTTCCGATGCAGGTGCAGGACGCCGCAGGCCACCTCACAGGCCATACGCTGCAGGGTCAGGGGGTCGGGCGCCATGGACTCCGCCACCCGGCAGCTCCGCAGGTAGCCCTTGAGGTCCCCCTGCAGAAAGGGGGCATGGCGCAGTCACCAGCAGACTGGGGACTGGCCACCCTGGAAGGTCCCTGCCTACCTCCCCAACTCCTCCACCCCTACCCACAGCTGACGGACAGCAGCTGCCCAGAGCAGCCCCGCGCCctgcacagtggctgacacccaACAGTTCCTGGAGAGGGGCCGTGTCCACCAGGGCTGGGCTGGACTGAAGGCTCCCTCTCCACCGCCCCTCAGCCAGCCCTGCGCAGCAGGAGTCCCTTGGCCTGTGGTACAGAGAGAAACGCAGGGCCCCGGTGGATCTGCTTGATGGAGCCTGGGGCTGGTGGTCGAGGATTGGTCGGCAGCCCCGACCTGCCGAAAGCTCAGCTCCTGGGAGGGCCAATGTTAGGAGTCCAGACGCCAATGTGTGAGGGCCCCTGTCCCAAGGGAAGCCAGCCGGGGACCCAGCCCAGCCGCAGGCAGGCCCGGCTCAGTGCAGGAGCTGTGTATGTgcaagggggtggggggcaggtccCTGGCGGGGGTGGGTCCCTggggggtggtggtgatgggcAGGCCCAGGACTCCAGGCAGCATGGGGAAGTGGCCATCCCCAGTCCCCCATGACAAACTCAAGCCTGAGTGAGGCCGTGGAGCCCCAATGGAGCAGTGGCCCCTAATTGGCCCAGGATGCCTCCTCCTGAACCACAGGGCACACAGGCAGGTGAGCAAGCAGCTGGCAGCTCCCCAGGGGTGCAGGGAGTCCCGGCCCAGGCCTGTCCTGTGCCCAGCCCCCACAGTCCCTCCCCAGTGAGGCTGGGTCTCCCCATGGCCTCCTCTGGAAGGCGGTGGGGTAGGGTCCCTGGGTCTTGGCTTTAGGGAGGATGTGAGGCCCCCAGGGAGGGGGTGGCACCAGACACTGGCAGGGCAAGGGAGGGCCCCGGCTCAGCAAAGGCCCCAGGTCCCCCTGGGCAGCAGCTCACCAGCGGGCAGAACTCCATCACCAGCAGGTAGGGCGTCACCTCGGCACACTGGGCCAGGCACTGGAGCAGGTTGCTGTGCTTCAGGGCCCTGCAGGAGTGGACAGGCGGCCCCTGACTTGGGAGGAGCAGGGGAGGGGGAGGCGGGCCgagcaggggagggggaggaaggggtCGCACAGTGTGGGCCTTTGTGCCCGATGGCCTCCCACCTGTAGGGCTGCACCTCCTCCAGGAACTGCATCTGCTCCTGCACGCTGGCGCTGGCCTGCAGCTCCTTCACCACCACCTGGGCACTGCTGACGCCAGAGTTCACCTCCCCCAGGAACACCTGTGGGACAGCGTCACCCGCGGCTGCTCCGCCTCCACAGGCCCCGGCTTCCAGGCCTTACTCTTCTCCCACCCGCCCCACCCCGGCCCCCAGGACAGGCCCCTTCTCCTCCTGTGCCCAGTCCATTCACTGCAGTGCGGGGTGTGGGTTCCGGACCCCTCCCGGTGACCCTCTGGCTGTaatattctgagtcttttgtgttATTCTCTCCCCAAAGTCTCCCGctgccctctctctctgtctctctctctctctctctgggggTTTGAAGTGAGGAAGAGGGACCCAGCTGTCTCGTTTAGGCCAGGATCGGGGGAAGGCCAGGATCGGGGGAAGGCCAGGATCGGGGGAAGGCCAGGATCGGGGGAAGGCCAGGACCATGagcctgctcctctccctcccaggaccCCCTAGGGAGAAGGGGCTGCAGCCAGACTCTGAGGAGGGATCCAACAGGGCCCAGGGGCCAGAGAAGAGACCCTCGGGGCTGGGGTGGCTCCCAGGAAGAGCAGGTCTGCATCCCTGTGTCCCTTCTGCCTACCAGGCGACAGCCCTCTCTCCCAGGTGGGACACATACCTTCCCGAACCAGCCATGGCCGATTTCCTTCAGGTATAGGAGGCTGTGCCGGCCCAGGTCCGTGGACTTGAGGAGCTGCACTGTAACCAAGCAGGGGGCTCAGGGACCCAGTGCGGCCTTCGCACCCCCCAGCTTCCTCACCTGGCCCCTAGAGGGACTGCCCGCTTGGCCTGTTCTGGGAAACTGTCCTGAGTCCCCAGCACCAGCTGGCAGCCTTGGGGCTAGCATCAGGAGCCAGGGTCTCTCGAGATCAGGGGCCGCTGCTTCCCAGAAAAGCCACGGAGCTGCAGGCTCCATCCGGGCATCTTTCTGGATAGGTCTGGAGAAGGTGCCTGAAGCCACCGGAATAGCTTGGCGAGGGACAGCAGGGCCCGGAGCCGGACCCGCCACATGGGCTGTACCAGGCAGGCAGTGTGGCTGAGCGAGAGGCTGGGGCCACGGCACAGGGAGGGCACTGCAGCggcccacccccaccctgccacaGGCTGGCATCCCACGCCAGGCACACCAAAGGCTCCTTTGTTGGGGGCTGCTTGGCACAACCCCGCACGGAGCACACTGGCCCATTCTCCCCGAGGGCCAGGCCGGGTGAGGTCAGCGGGAGGAAGGGTCAGTGAGGCCCGGGAGGAAGGGGCCAGCGCTGGCAGAGCCCACTCATGCCTGCCCACGCCCCGAGGGATTCCCCGAATTCTGCTCCCACGCCAACTGCCCAGAGGGCTGACGGGGCTGGGTCTGAGCCCAGCTGCCAGGAGAGCCCAGGGGGAGGGGGCTCCTTCCAGGGCCCAGAGACCCAGAAAATGTAGAGGTGGGGCAGGGCAGAACTGAGCATGTGGGCCCACCGGGCGCTGTGTTCCGAGCCCAGCCTGTCTGGACAGCCCTCTTTCACCCTGGGGCGTCCAGGCCCACACTGTCCCTGAGCAAGTGTGGGGGTCCTGACCATGGGTGCTGAGACAGTCCAGAGGCCCTGGGCACCGCCAGAGGCGGCCGTCCTTCTCTGCGGTCCCCAGCGGGTGGGGCCATTGCCCAGGTTTCTCCCCGCTGACCTCTGGGGCTGCTCTTCTGGCCTCACCCCAGTCTCTCTCCTCTCTAGAAACACATGCCCCCCGGAAAACTGAAACCAGAGCTCCAAAAGTAGAGAAACAGGTAACCACTGCCTTCTTCCAGGTCCCTGTCCGCCGACCCCAGTCCCCAGGACAGTCCTCCAGAGGTGGCTCAGAGAATCTGCAGGGGCACATACCTGCCCCTGGACCCAAGGGCAGTAGCCCCGTGGATGGTCCCTGGCAGCTCCCAGCAAGGTCAGCACAGGGCTCAGGGACCCCCGCAGCCATCAGGGAATGTCAGAGGGCCTCGCACGCTGAGTGGGTGGCTGCAGTCCTTCGCGCCCGGCCACAGATGTGCTCACAGCTCAAGTGCCAGCCCTGATTCCTGCCTAACTGGGAACCTGTCCTCCAGGAGACGGGGCAGAGTAGGACAGGCGTTGAGGCCCTGGCTCCGAAGCTGGGGGCTGAGGGCCCTCTCTAGGTCCCAGACCAGTGCCTTGGGTACCAGGCTGCCACGATGAAGGCGAGGCTCGCAGGGCCCAGCCAGGCACGGCTCAGAGCCAGCTCTCAGGATCCAGCCAGGCACAGCTCAGAGCAGGTGAAGCAGCCTTCATGGCACTGTGGTAACAGGCCCAGGTGCCAACAGAGCCCCAACAGGGCTGGCAGGGGCCCCT encodes:
- the AATK gene encoding serine/threonine-protein kinase LMTK1 isoform X11; this translates as MAKQPGRSVQLLKSTDLGRHSLLYLKEIGHGWFGKVFLGEVNSGVSSAQVVVKELQASASVQEQMQFLEEVQPYRALKHSNLLQCLAQCAEVTPYLLVMEFCPLGDLKGYLRSCRVAESMAPDPLTLQRMACEVACGVLHLHRNNYVHSDLALRNCLLTADLTVKIGDYGLAHCKYREDYFVTADQLWVPLRWIAPELVDEVHSNLLVVDQTKSGNVWYEVMQFCWLQPEQRPTAEEVHLLLSYLCAKGATEAEEEFERRWRSLRPGGGGVGPGPGAAGPTLGGVVELAAASSFPLLEQFAGDGFHADGDDVLTVTETSRGLNFEYKWEAGRGAEAFPATLSPDRPARLQELCAPDGAPPGVVPVLSAHSPSLGSEYFIRLEEATPAAGHDPDCAGCAPSSPAIADQDEDSDGSTAASLAMEPLLGHGPPADVPWGRGDLYPRGSLVRDQLCPSRSPSPSPSAGPLRLAEGRAKDADWGVAAFCSPFFEDPLGTSPLGSSGAPPLPLTGEEELEEVGARTAAQRGHWRSNVSANNNSGSRCPESWDPSSVGYHADGCCSPKQPPRASPEPAYPGESLLGLQAASSAQEPGCCPGLPHLCPAQGLAPAPCLVTPSWTEAPGSGGDHLQAEPKLATEAEGTAGPCLSLPSVPSPSQEGAPLPSEEASAPDAPGALPDSPTPAAGGEVSATKPASTLNGGGSSPEVEAPSSEDEDTAEATSGIFTDTSSDGLQAERLDVVPAFRSLQKQVGTPDSVDSLDIPSSASDGGYEVFSPSAAGPSGGQPRALDSGYDTENYESPEFVLKESQEGCEPQAFGELTSEGEGPGPEIRLSASLSGLNEKNPYRDSAYFSDLETEAEPTSGPEKCGGDQGPGPELGLPSTGQPSAQASLRPGVPGEAQGSGPGEVLPPPLRLEGSSPDPSTCPSGLVPEPPEPQGPAEVPPGPSPSCSQFFLLTPVPLSSEGNSSELQGPTGLLSGLTPQKRMAGPGTPRAPLRLALPGLPAALEGRPDEEEEDSEDSDESDEELRCYSVQEPSEDSEEEAPAVPVVVAESQSARNLRSLLKMPSLLSEAFCEDLERKKKAVSFFDDVTVYLFDQESPTRELGEPFPGAKESPPTFLMGSPSSPSAPSPPRQADGSPDGSTAKEGGGFAWDDDFPLMQAKAAFAMALDPAAPAPAAPTPAPFSRFTVSPASTSRFSITHVSDSDAESVRGPAAGAGGESKEA